Within Kineococcus endophyticus, the genomic segment CACCGCCGAGCGGACGACACTGCTGCGCGTGCGCCGCGAGGTGGCGGCCGACCGTGCCGCGCTCCGGACGGCCATGCGCCGGCTCGGTGCGAGCACCGACTGGGCCGTCGTCGGCGTCGGCTGGCTCTCCGCGCACGCCGGACGCATCACCCCGCTGCTGCACCGGCTACCCGTGCTGGAACGGGTCGCGGGCGTGCTCCCGACGACGCACCCGACCCGCGCCGCCGTGGTGGAGGGCCTGCTCGCGCTGGAGGACGTCCTCGGCGGTCTGCACCGACGTGCGGTGGCCGCGCGGTTGCTCGGCGACCTCGTCGCGGCGCAGGGGGTGCGGGGCGAGGGCACCGCGAGCGTGCGCGGGCTGGCCGACCGCGCCCGTCGTCAGCAGGAGGAGGTCGAGGGAGCGCACCGCCGGTGCGCGGCGCCGCTGCTGAGGCGGTCTGCGGACTGAGTCCCCGGTCCTCGCGCCAGGGGTAGGTTGCCGCCGAACCGACGGCGATCCTCAGGAGGCACCAGCATGCGTTCCACCCGTTCCCGGGTCCGCGTCACCCTCGGGGCCGTGGCCACCGCGGTCGCGACCTCAGCCCTCGTGCTGAGCTCCGCGGGCAGCGCCCAGGCGAGCTACTGGCAGCACACTCCCGACAAGTTCGTCCGCAAGGCCGACTGCGTCGAGCGACGCGACGCGGTGAAGGCGTACCACGCCCGCTACCACCCCGAGAACTACGTGGCCATGTGCTACCAGACCCGCACGACGACGTGGGACGGCCGTTCCGGGCTCTTCTACACGTACGACATCTGGCACCCCTGACGGACGTCCTCAGGGCCGGGTGCCGGTGTCGTCCTCGACCACGTCATCCGGCCCGCGGGACCGGTCCGCTCGACGCCGTCTGCAGCCCGCGGACCTGCCAGGCGGCCACCGAGGCGCAGACCAGCACGCACGCTGCTCGCTGAGCGACGGGAACCGTCCCGCCGAAGAAGACGGGCCACAGAGTGAACCCGCCGAAGGTCACGGCAGCGGTCGTCAGGGCCGTCGCTGCGGTGACCCACCAGGCCCCACCCGTTCCGAGGCGCTGCGCCGCCTGGTGCGCCACGGCGGAGAGCGTGCCGCAGAGGGCGCCGACGACCGACCCGCCGAGGGCTCCGAGCACGACGAAGGCCACGGCGATGGTGCGCGCGTCCTCGCCCTCGAGCGTCCAGGCGCCCCACAGCCCCGTGGTCACCGCGCCCACGAGGGCTCCGGTGACGACGCCCCGCCGGATCGAACGGTCGAACTCGTCTCCGCGCTCCACCCGACGAGCGTGGCGGGCAGCGGCCCGCGACGGCAAGGGCCTCGGCGAACCGGAACCCGGTCAGGAACGGAGAAGCGTCCCGCCTCCGGCCGGGCCTAGCGTGCGAGGGACATGACCGGCGGACGACAGGAGCCACCACCATGACGTCGAGGACGAGCGCGGGCGACGGCCTGTCCCCGCAGGAACGTGACGCCGCCAAGGAGCGCGCGGCCGAGCAGAAGACGCAGGCCAGGCGGGCCAAGGCGGCGGACCGGGCCGCCGCCGACGCCGCGGACGTCCTGGCGAAGATCGCGGCGATGCCGGACGGCGACCGCGCCCTCGCCGAACGCCTGCACCGCACCGTGGCCGAGGTCGCCCCGGACCTGGCGCCGAAGGTGTACT encodes:
- a CDS encoding DUF1801 domain-containing protein, with translation MTSRTSAGDGLSPQERDAAKERAAEQKTQARRAKAADRAAADAADVLAKIAAMPDGDRALAERLHRTVAEVAPDLAPKVYYGQPGWARGGKVVCFFRSGQGDKLRYSTVGLSPEAALDDPSGLWPTSYALTAEPTEEAWAQIAALVARA